The window cttttggagatggtcattgcctggcatgaatattacttgccagccccaacctggatattgtccaggtcttgctgcattgacATGCACTGCTTCAGCATCTAAGGAGTCACGAACGGTACTAAACATTGTGCAGCCATCGGCaaaaatccccacttctgaccttatgattggaggaaggtcattgatgaagcagttgaaaatggttgggcctaggacactaccttgaggaactcctgcagtgatgtcctggagcagagatgattgaccttccacaaccacaaccatcttcctttgtgccaggcatgactccaaccagcagaggctTACTGTTTATGGTATTGTACAGCAGATATTGTTGGCCCTACAGACGTTATAGGAAATTAAAATGCTGCTTTTACTGTGACTAATATTGCAAAGATTTCACACTCACGGTTAGAACATGACTACGGAGATGTTCAAGTCgcgtgaatctcttcccacaggagTCGCAAGGATATGGACGCTCTCCTGTATGTGATCGAAGATGCCTCTTCAGGTCAGATTTCCGCTTCACTGTATGCGTACAGAATGGGCACTTGAATCTCATTTTTGGTAACATATTGCAGTCTCCTTAGAAAAATGCAAATGTTCAGTACAATTATAAAAAAATTTAAGTATTTATAGTGTTCTAAATCTGCACATAACCAGATGAGAGAATGCAAATATAAaacttatatttttaaaaagctggtcaGCGGCATTTAACTTGTTGGTAATCTTGAAATAAGGAAAATGCTGCTACATTTaaaactgcactctcatcaaaatCTTTTGCACTTGTTCAATTCACACACAAAGAGACAATACTGTCTTCTTACCGTCTTCTCTCCTGTACATCTGAAATTTGCAATTAGACATCAATTAAAATGAGCAACAGTACCTGTCCAATTACTGAACTATTGAAATACCTACACACAACCAGAACTTACACAGAATTGATCTGATATATTTGGGGATTACTGTCTGCACAATAAAGGGACGAGATAAAGCAGCTTTACTCAAGGAGACAAAAACATCCAGACATTGAAACACCCTTCACTCCATTCCTAAATGAACAACATGCAACACTTTTACCTGCACCTTCTCCACTCCAGTCACCCACAACTTCCAGAATTGTAGGCATTGGAGGATACCAGTCTTCAGTCTTTCGACCTCTACCTCGAGGTTGCCGTATTGAGTCACCGTTTCTTCGTGGCAATGGCCAGTCTCTGGGCAAAGCATCTGGCTCATGTCTGAACTGATAACTCATATGAGGGACACTCAGTTCAGAATCCGATATTCTTTTCTCCTCAGCTTGGGAAACTGTGTTTATGTTTTCAGATGTTCTTGCATTCACACCAGAACCACACACACTACTGACTTTGAAAACAGAGAGTTCATGTGTTTCCTGATGTGCTCGATTATTGACAAAAGAGTTTGGCAGCTGATCTCTGGGAGAATGCTGAAGGTTTGTGACTGGCTGGTGAAAGTTGAGGTTTCGCCAAGAGTGCCCAACAATAGCCCCCAGATCTGTGTTTTTCTGAACATGAACAGAGCTATTTTCCAAACCTCGGCTGCTGGTATACAGAGATGACATATCCCCGCATTTAGTCTCACCATTACTGGAATGGTTGAAgtatctctctttctcactgaTGTCCAGAGAGGATTTGATGAAGCTTTTGCAAACACTGATCACATCAGTCATTTGCAAGTAGCTGGCAGCCGACATCACGTCAATCACATTTTGGCTTGTGAGGCTCAGCCTCCCTGAATATATGAACTCCAAAATAATGGTAAAGGCATCAGCAGAAAAGACGTCGAAAGTGGCTACTGTGGGCTGTCCCACATCCTGTGCGTTATGCAGGAGAAGCATCCGAAAGTAGCCACTGCTGGCAAACAAGACGTTACGATGACCTTTGAAGACTCTTCCCTCCACGATAATGCTGCAGTCACAAAACATTTCTTGTCTGCGCTGTTCATTTAACTGTTGAAGCAAACGGGCTTGGTGAGAGGAGATCTCCATTTTGAGAGCAGCCCCGCAGTGACCTCAGCCTGTTGTGAACATGAAGAacatcactttactaatgataAGTCCCAATCCATTCTCAGTAGCATTATAAAAAGTCTGTATTAGGCAATAAGGAAGAGTGATGTAAAAGGTAATACATTATActtcatttaaaatatattaatactAGGTTCTCAGAGTGATCATCTAAATTGCTTTGTAATAAATCTATATGTGATGTACAATTCTTAGTTGATTCCTGTTCCTGATTATTTCCTATACTTTAACACTGTTGCTCAAGCCCAACCTTAAGCAAACATTCTAGTTCGAAAGCTCCCCAATAACATCACAAACAACAAACAGGATGTAGGCCTAATCATTTCCACCGAGTAGAACCAAGTAGTACTAAGGAGTGTTTTTGGATTGTGACTCTACGGGTGACGCACAAACTAAGTTGCTTTTCTGAAAATACAaactcctccaccaccaccagcacTGCCCCCCAACCAAAACTTATAAATGTAGAATTTCATACATTTGAGTGTCAGCATCAAGTCAGCCATTTTATTTGCTGAATTCAAACCAAAAGATTAACTTACTGCATTCTTTCTCATCTCCAATCATGTGCTGTTTTTGAAATACACAAAGATGACCATGTGTCCATTAAATAAAACACATAATGGCCTGCAACTTCCAAGCTCCCTAGCGCTAGATTTGGGGGCACACTAAAGATGCTCTGGGGGAACCCACCCTCCATGGAATGTCAAGCATAAAGTTTTGCACAGCAATTGCCTAGAAGTGCTAACTTGCTCTGGacaattgccctgcactgggaaACATCCGAAAATGTGACTTAAATGGCTAACTTCAGATGGTTGCGACCATGTTGCACAagtagttacccagaaaaagttagaacaATTAAAATTTCTTCcaagttctggtcatcctattatagaaaggatattattaaactagaaagagtgcagaaaagatttactaggatgctaccgggacttgatggtttgagttataaggcgaggctggatagactgggacttttttccctcgagcgtagaaggctgaggggggatcttatagaggtctataaaataatgaggggcatagataaggtagaaagtcaatatcttttcccaaaggtaggggagtctaaaactagagggcataggtttaaggtgagaggagagatacaaaagtgtccagaggggcaattttttcacacagagagtggtgagtgtctggaacaagctgccagaggtagtagtagaggcgggtacaattttgtcctttaaaaagcatttagacatttacatgggtaagataggtatagagggatatgggccaaatgcaggcaattgggattagcttaggtgtttaaaaaaaaaaggcagcatggacaagttgggccgaagggcctgtttccgtgctgtaaacctcta of the Mustelus asterias chromosome 21, sMusAst1.hap1.1, whole genome shotgun sequence genome contains:
- the LOC144509253 gene encoding zinc finger and BTB domain-containing protein 8A-like isoform X2, which produces MEISSHQARLLQQLNEQRRQEMFCDCSIIVEGRVFKGHRNVLFASSGYFRMLLLHNAQDVGQPTVATFDVFSADAFTIILEFIYSGRLSLTSQNVIDVMSAASYLQMTDVISVCKSFIKSSLDISEKERYFNHSSNGETKCGDMSSLYTSSRGLENSSVHVQKNTDLGAIVGHSWRNLNFHQPVTNLQHSPRDQLPNSFVNNRAHQETHELSVFKVSSVCGSGVNARTSENINTVSQAEEKRISDSELSVPHMSYQFRHEPDALPRDWPLPRRNGDSIRQPRGRGRKTEDWYPPMPTILEVVGDWSGEGADCNMLPKMRFKCPFCTHTVKRKSDLKRHLRSHTGERPYPCDSCGKRFTRLEHLRSHVLTIHKSGKLVICKVCRKPFTGIAAKIVQHDGKCYGLCNNCACLMNSGHDDEPIDLDAQPDQDLEFQESDKESGWISTEPDGETEVLSSGGEGPGSNEVHAVQEILDDADEKAQMYEKIENSD
- the LOC144509253 gene encoding zinc finger and BTB domain-containing protein 8A-like isoform X1; this translates as MEISSHQARLLQQLNEQRRQEMFCDCSIIVEGRVFKGHRNVLFASSGYFRMLLLHNAQDVGQPTVATFDVFSADAFTIILEFIYSGRLSLTSQNVIDVMSAASYLQMTDVISVCKSFIKSSLDISEKERYFNHSSNGETKCGDMSSLYTSSRGLENSSVHVQKNTDLGAIVGHSWRNLNFHQPVTNLQHSPRDQLPNSFVNNRAHQETHELSVFKVSSVCGSGVNARTSENINTVSQAEEKRISDSELSVPHMSYQFRHEPDALPRDWPLPRRNGDSIRQPRGRGRKTEDWYPPMPTILEVVGDWSGEGAGDCNMLPKMRFKCPFCTHTVKRKSDLKRHLRSHTGERPYPCDSCGKRFTRLEHLRSHVLTIHKSGKLVICKVCRKPFTGIAAKIVQHDGKCYGLCNNCACLMNSGHDDEPIDLDAQPDQDLEFQESDKESGWISTEPDGETEVLSSGGEGPGSNEVHAVQEILDDADEKAQMYEKIENSD